One Bombus fervidus isolate BK054 chromosome 2, iyBomFerv1, whole genome shotgun sequence DNA segment encodes these proteins:
- the LOC139997978 gene encoding uncharacterized protein, whose product MSARSQRGTQDTPTTKRFRSPRITVRNRTVKPHITYDYDAAISQPDVPNLLDYKNIGRGVMVSGVPLRKKALKTRLKGRIISRKNFQKRSQEFRTKSLIQKNASPIKTHKRSPSRINQKTMASSSIFEKENYIGEKENITNNDINNVEHLSNSLRDTKEAIENDTNSQMTQQMKNETSEDYEIAKKKSSVQIKGSKIPRAKIAVFPVHTFYELHSFGTKRKLRR is encoded by the exons ATGAGCGCTAGATCGCAACGTGGGACCCAAGACACGCCAACGACCAAACGATTTCGTAGCCCGCGCATTACCGTGAGAAACCGAACAGTAAAACCACATATAACATACGATTACGATGCTGCTATCAGTCAACCGGATGTACCGAATTTACTAGATTATAAGAATATAGGTCGTGGTGTGATGGTTAGTGGAGTTCCACTTAGAAAGAAAGCTCTAAAGACTCGCTTAAAAGGACGAATTATATCAAGAAAGAATTTTCAGAAAAGATCTCAGGAATTCAGGACGAAGTCGCTGATCCAAAAGAACGCCTCACCCATCAAAACACATAAACGATCACCCAGTAGGATTAATCAAAAAACGATGGCCTCTTCCAGTATCtttgagaaagaaaattatatcggagaaaaagagaatattaCCAACAATGATATCAATAACGTTGAACATTTGTCAAACTCGTTGAGG GATACGAAAGAGGCGATTGAGAATGATACCAATAGTCAAATGACACAACAGATGAAAAACGAGACGTCAGAAGATTATGAAATTGCTAAAAAGAAATCATCAGTTCAAATCAAGGGCAGTAAAATTCCTCGTGCGAAGATAGCTGTTTTTCCAGTTCATACGTTTTATGAACTACATTCG TTTGGAACAAAGAGGAAACTTCGACGTTAG